One Odocoileus virginianus isolate 20LAN1187 ecotype Illinois chromosome 4, Ovbor_1.2, whole genome shotgun sequence DNA segment encodes these proteins:
- the PDXK gene encoding pyridoxal kinase, with protein MEEECRVLSIQSHVVRGYVGNRAATFPLQVLGFEVDAVNSVQFSNHTGYSHWKGQVLNSGELQELYDGLKLNSVNQYDYVLTGYTRDKSFLAMVVDIVQELKQQNPRLVYVCDPVMGDQRNGEGAMYVPDDLLPVYREKVVPVADIITPNQFEAELLTGRKIHSQEDALEVMDMLHSMGPDTVVITSSDLLSPRGSDYLMALGSQRTRAPDSSMVTQRIRLEMHKVDAVFVGTGDLFAAMLLAWTHKHPNNLKVACEKTVSAMHHVLQRTIKCAKAKSGEGVKPSPAQLELRMVQSKKDIESPEIVVQATVL; from the exons GTTTTGGGGTTTGAGGTGGATGCGGTCAATTCTGTCCAGTTTTCAAACCACACAG gctaCTCACACTGGAAGGGCCAAGTGCTGAACTCAGGCGAGCTCCAGGAGCTGTACGATGGGCTGAAACTGAACAGCGTGAATCAGTATGACTACGTGCTCACAG GCTACACACGAGACAAGTCCTTCCTGGCCATGGTGGTGGACATCGTGCAGGAGCTGAAGCAGCAGAACCCCAGGCTCGTGTACG TGTGCGACCCCGTGATGGGAGACCAGCGCAACGGAGAAGGCGCCATG TACGTCCCCGATGACCTCCTCCCCGTTTACAGAGAGAAGGTGGTACCGGTCGCAGACATCATCACCCCCAACCAGTTCGAGGCTGA GTTGCTGACTGGGAGAAAGATCCACAGCCAGGAAGACGCCTTAGAG GTGATGgacatgctgcactccatgggccCGGACACGGTGGTCATCACCAGTTCAGACCTGCTGTCCCCAAGGGGCAGTGACTACCTGATGGCGCTGGGGAGCCAGAGGACAC GGGCTCCCGACAGCTCCATGGTGACGCAGCGTATCCGCCTGGAGATGCACAAGGTGGATGCAGTCTTCGTGGGCACCGGGGACCTCTTTGCTGCCATGCTTTTGGCGTGGACACACAAGCACCCCAACAACCTCAAG GTAGCCTGTGAGAAGACTGTGTCAGCCATGCACCACGTTCTGCAGCGGACCATCAAGTGTGCGAAAG CCAAGTCTGGGGAAGGCGTGAAACCCAGCCCCGCCCAGCTGGAGCTGAGGATGGTGCAGAGCAAGAAGGACATCGAGAGCCCCGAGATCGTCGTCCAGGCCACTGTGCTGTGA
- the CSTB gene encoding cystatin-B isoform X1, whose protein sequence is MLGPKLGGFSETQPATAKTQAIADQVKSQLEEKVDKKFPMFKAVEFRSQVVAGVNYLIKVQVDEDDFTHIRVFESLPHESKPVALTSYQTNKGRHDELADF, encoded by the exons ATGTTGGGGCCAAAGCTTGGTGGGTTCTCAGAGACTCAGCCTGCCACAGCCAAGACCCAGGCCATCGCTGATCAG gtgaagtcccagctggaggagaaggtggaCAAGAAGTTCCCAATGTTCAAGGCTGTGGAATTCAGGAGCCAGGTGGTCGCCGGAGTGAACTACTTGATCAAG GTTCAAGTGGACGAGGATGACTTCACGCACATCCGAGTGTTTGAAAGCCTCCCGCACGAGAGCAAGCCCGTGGCCTTGACCAGCTACCAGACCAACAAAGGCAGGCACGACGAGCTGGCGGACTTCTAG